TGCATTTGTGAGATGCCAAGTTCTTGAGCAATTTGAGTTTGAGATTTATTCGCAAAGAATCGCAGCTTGACTGCCTGTTGATCCATGATCGGCAAAGTGCTGAGAGCTTGTTGGATTGCCTGACTGTTGTCAAAATCTTCGATAGATGTGTCAAGAGCAGCAAGATGTGCAAGAGGGCTGTGGTCTTCACTCGTGCTGACTGTTATTCGCGCAACGTTGGCATCCATAGCTTGGAGAACGTCATCTTCCTGAAGGCCCAGGTATGCGGCAATATTGGGAATTGTTGGACCAGTGCCATGCTGTTGGGTGAGTTCATCGATGGCGGTAGATACCTGATGCGAAAGTTCTTGCAGTCTTGCTGGAATTCGTACGCTTGAGCTTTTATCGCGCAGATAATGCTGAATTGAACCGCGAATTGAGGGCACTGCGTAGGTACTGAATTCGGTTCTTGCCGTGGGATCGAAATGATCGACCGCATAAAT
This genomic stretch from Candidatus Nanopelagicales bacterium harbors:
- a CDS encoding sigma-70 family RNA polymerase sigma factor, with product MSTAERDQIIADHVGLVHYVARRYRSHNDYEDLVQAGLEGLIYAVDHFDPTARTEFSTYAVPSIRGSIQHYLRDKSSSVRIPARLQELSHQVSTAIDELTQQHGTGPTIPNIAAYLGLQEDDVLQAMDANVARITVSTSEDHSPLAHLAALDTSIEDFDNSQAIQQALSTLPIMDQQAVKLRFFANKSQTQIAQELGISQMQVSRILTRALRELRPLLRDI